The following are encoded together in the Equus quagga isolate Etosha38 chromosome 1, UCLA_HA_Equagga_1.0, whole genome shotgun sequence genome:
- the LOC124229753 gene encoding killer cell lectin-like receptor subfamily F member 1: MQSYLSIHSFSDNHSEMFGSENGTKDCNCMNILPRKQQDNTKSTTNSRLNLCPNDWVQKKGKCYNFFKTFNSWIDSQKSCSIMKSHLLMIQDKAELDFIQSNIQDGIYFWIGLNITHPQKTWTWLDGTPLNRQLFQVMGQVEDNSCAVITKKGVFSEKCLIQSYWICQDVISSDNDL; encoded by the exons ATGCAAAG TTACCTAAGCATACATTCCTTCAGTGACAACCACAGTGAGATGTTTGGTAGTGAGAATGGAACCAAAGATTGCAATTGTATGAATATTCTTCCCAGGAAACAGCAGGACAATACAAAATCCACAA caAACTCTAGGCTAAATTTATGCCCCAATGACTGGGTACAGAAGAAAGGGAAATGCTATAACTTTTTCAAAACCTTTAATTCATGGATAGATAGCCAAAAATCCTGTTCAATAATGAAATCACATCTTTTGATGATCCAAGACAAGGCTGAACTG GATTTCATACAGAGTAATATACAAGATGGAATTTACTTTTGGATTGGATTGAACATTACACATCCACAAAAGACATGGACCTGGCTGGATGGCACCCCATTAAATCGACAGTT ATTTCAAGTCATGGGCCAGGTTGAAGATAACTCCTGTGCTGTGATAACAAAGAAGGGtgttttttctgaaaaatgtctCATTCAGAGTTACTGGATTTGTCAAGATGTGATTTCTTCGGACAATGACCTCTGA